From the genome of Ziziphus jujuba cultivar Dongzao chromosome 4, ASM3175591v1:
ATTAATTTAATCCTAAGTCAATAAACTCCTGCTAGATCCAGACCTATAAGctttttaagtaaatttttttgtgataagagaaaaagaaatataaatcgtgcttaatattcatatatatatatatatatatataagtccttCTATGGTCAAATCGATCCTGATCAATATGGTACGgttgaaaaacatgaaaaaatatccagccattaaattttaaaaagtctcACAAACTGCTCAGGTTACTTCTTGTCACACTTGAAAATTAATAGCGAGACAACTTATATTCCTTTAACTTTCCTGCTATTCAACATTCCcgctatttatttttattttgcatgcaCTATCGTTTCACACAAATCTcaccattttttaaaaattttcaaagacATCATCACATTTCCCCTTCACATCAACATTCCTGCTGAGCGTGAGGCCCGACTTGAGCATTTCAAAAATCCTAAATCCTGCCCAACCAGCCATCATTCCAAACGTCGCACAGTTGCCATCAATACCATACTTGGGGTTAAAGGTTAATATTTGTGAactgttggtttttttttttttcttcctttcctgTATCGTAATCAATATCATTACTCaacaaaaaattacattttcagaAAAGCTTCATAGCATAATCAATCTGCACAGTACACATTCAGGGACAAGTTGGTAATCACATCTCATTTTGAAAATTCATCCGAATCGAAACCCCCAGTTTTGCAttctgttaaaattaattaacatttttttgtactttaaaagtatcatttaaaattacCACATTCaaatttaccaaacaaaaaaaaaattgatcgaagaaaaaaaaataaaaaaggtcaaAGCCGATGCTTTCATCAACTAAAGCGTTGgcttatacaaatttttttaattttttcattacttttttttgaaattttttttaatagttttataatttttttaatttttttttaaattttaaaaataccatTCAGAATTACTATATTCAaacttaccaaacaaaaaaaaaaatagataaaaaaaaattaaaaacggtctaagccaatgcttttatcaacaaaaacattagcttatacaaatttttaaaaattttttattactttttctgtaaaaattatttcaattcttttttaatttttttaattttttttatactttaaaaacaccattcaaaattaacaaatttaaatttattaaactaaaaaaattgatcaaagaagaggaaaaaaaaaaaggatgacaCATAACacatgataaaaaaaacaatttttttttttaaaatacattaaagGTCTTGCATCAGCCATACTTCACACGTAACACATGATTATTATCAAACACCAAATTCGGATGAGGTCAAGCAGCAACAGCAAAATGGTGTCCCTGTCAACTTAAAAGGGaccaggagaaaaaaaaaaaatatatatatatatatatataaaatatgaaagactttatttaattaattatattaaattgtgcGACTGAGCCAACATTATATCCAGCAAATGAACAGCGCGTTTAGTTCCAATTAGTGTGGAATGGATCTCAAATTGATTTCTTGAATTTGGGAGGGTTAGAGTCCTCACTAGCCCTTGGGCTACTATTACACATGTGAACGTggcagattatatatataattatgcatGTACATGTTTGGTACAAGtgcatttataaatatatatgaaaattcaacCATATGAATATTGTGCGAAATTGCATggtataatattttaacaaaatatgtatattcgtatggtaaaattaaaaatatatatgtgggTTATATTTTTTGTAAGAACAGAAGCTCAAATAGAAAGGATAATCTATCTAATTaggttattatcattattattattattattattattattattggtaatgAAGCGTAAAAGCCTAACCAATATCTAGCATAAAAGCCTAACCAATATCTACACGAGGAGAAGTAAATAGGacagttttttatatatatatatatatatatataaagagattaGGTTTTTCGTTTTAAATTTGACACAATTATCTTATGagttatattaattaatcattacAGAAAGTGTTCTAATTCCAATACGAATTAATAGTGTCCTATGCAATTCCTATTACACTTTTGTCTATTGCATAAATTGTTAGAATAGATATGATATAGATACTATGCCTTTTGACTAGTCAACCAATTTTGCCATTTACTGCGTACATGCATTGGTGGATAAGCTGAGCTGCCATAGCCGAGTCCAACATGGATTTAGAATTCAGAATATGTCGCTCGCATTTTACTTCCATCTAATATAAAAGAGGGAGGGGTTCATATACTAACTACCAATTCCAACAAGTTTTCTCCACTTTGAGTATTTTTGCAAAATTCAATCCAAGCTTGCCATGGCAAAGCCCCAATCTGTGAAAGTACTTGAGGTTTGTCGAGTAGCTCCACCATCAGACTTACCAAATTTGGCCTCCCTAAACTCTCTCCCTTTGACCTTCTTTGATATATTCTGGGTAAGATCGCCACCGGTTGAGAGACTTTTCTTCTACGAATTCTCTTCCTCTAACACACCCTTATTCGATTCCATCATTCCAAAACTCAaacactctctttctctcacccTCCAACACTATCTCCCTCTAGCAGGAAACCTTGTTTGGCCGCAAGACTCTCACAAACCCTTCATCAAATACGTTGACGGTGATGGAGTTTCGCTTACCATAGCCGAGTCCAACATGGATTTTTATCATCTCTCTAGCAACGGATTTCGCGAAGCCACAGAATGCCATCCTCTTATTCCCCACTTGGAAGAGTCCCATGAAAGAGTTGCTGTGGTGGCACTGCAAATTACTCTGTTTCCAAACTCTGGCTTTTGCATTGGAGTCACTTCCCACCATGCAGTTTTGGACGGTAAAACTTCAACTTCTTTTGTCAAGTCGTGGGCTTACATATGCAATAAAACTGCCGGATCAGGATTTGCAGACTCGCCGCCATCATCGCCGTACTTGCCCCCGGATCTTACGCCATTCTATGACAGAGCAGCCATTAAAGACCCTGCAGAACTCGAAGTGATTTACTCGAACGCGTGGCTAAAGCAAGGCGGACCCAATAACAGAAGCCTAATGTTAAAGAAAGATCATGTTCAACCAGGTTTAGTCCGAGCCACTTTCGAATTGAGTGGAGAGCAAATACAAAAGTTGAGAAACTTTGTGTCTGCCGATCAGAACAGATCAAAGCATCAAGTTCAACGTATATCGACGTTTTCGCTGGTATTCGGCTACACATTTGTATGCCTACAGAGAGCTACAGAGACGAAAGAAAAGAATACCATGCTTGCATTCAGCGTCGACGCAAGGTCTCGGCTCAAACCTGCAATCCCTCCAACGTATTTTGGAAACTGCATATCAGGCTGCTTTGCAGTTCCAGAGACTAAGAAGGTGTTAAGGGAAAAATATGGGGTATGCTATGTGGTAGAGGCAATAAGTGAATCTATAAAAGGTCTTGAAAATGGAGTCCTGAATGGTGCAGAAACTTGGGCTTCATTCATCGATGATGCCATGGATCAGAAGGAAAGCAAACAGAGAATGATGAGTGTTGCAGGCTCACCTCGGTTTGAGGTTTACAGTACAGATTTTGGGTTCGGAAGGCCAAGGAAGGTGGAGATAGCTTCTATTGATAAAACAGGAGTAGTGTCTTTGTCCGATAGCAGGATTGGGAATGGAGGAGTTGAGATTGGTTTGGTTTTAAATGTGCAAGAAATGAGATCTTTTGCCTCTTTGTTTGCCAAAGTTCTTGAAGAAGAAGTCCATTGAAGTTATGTGATTCTGGTTGTTTTTTTGTGTTGGGTagcaaattttgattttctactGACTTTGAGAattgttttgtttcttcttttcaaaTAATCGTCGAGATAATATTAGTATGTCCTTATTTGTCCGTGTATGTAAAGGCAATCggttattaattttcaaaaatagatCCATATTGTGATGGTTCTAGGAAAGTTTAAAAAACCTTGTCAGCATAGATTATAGAAATgtcaatatttttaacaaactagatttataaaaaaaaattgttcgggagaaaattgaaaatactgcaatttttttttttatactattttttatggatttgaaaattttgttttaaacgaAAATTTAGAGGTCATCATGAAAAGTAGAAAAAACTCTTCTAGGCACTACTGACCGACTTGTCGGTGCCTCTGACTTATGGGTGACTCCCCCATGTGCATCAGACCGACCGAACGTACATTTGTCCCACAGATTTTCTTGTATGTACCATTTCATTTATTAGACAGTTCCCCTGCTAAAAGTGGTTCAGAGCACCATAATGGAATACCTGCAATTTATTTCAATTATTGCACGGAGAATAAATGCAAGTAATTAAATGCTATACATGTAAacgtgaaaataaaaaaaacaatactcATCATTATTGAGTGTTTTTATGGAAAATataatgaagtaaaataatagAGGAACGAAGTTGATAAATACCCATGCATACGTAATAGCCAGTTTCTAGCGTACAAAACCCATTTACCATGAAAAT
Proteins encoded in this window:
- the LOC125421747 gene encoding phenolic glucoside malonyltransferase 1-like produces the protein MAKPQSVKVLEVCRVAPPSDLPNLASLNSLPLTFFDIFWVRSPPVERLFFYEFSSSNTPLFDSIIPKLKHSLSLTLQHYLPLAGNLVWPQDSHKPFIKYVDGDGVSLTIAESNMDFYHLSSNGFREATECHPLIPHLEESHERVAVVALQITLFPNSGFCIGVTSHHAVLDGKTSTSFVKSWAYICNKTAGSGFADSPPSSPYLPPDLTPFYDRAAIKDPAELEVIYSNAWLKQGGPNNRSLMLKKDHVQPGLVRATFELSGEQIQKLRNFVSADQNRSKHQVQRISTFSLVFGYTFVCLQRATETKEKNTMLAFSVDARSRLKPAIPPTYFGNCISGCFAVPETKKVLREKYGVCYVVEAISESIKGLENGVLNGAETWASFIDDAMDQKESKQRMMSVAGSPRFEVYSTDFGFGRPRKVEIASIDKTGVVSLSDSRIGNGGVEIGLVLNVQEMRSFASLFAKVLEEEVH